The genomic interval ggggggggggggcggcctcaCACTCACCCAGCGGCTGCAGCCCTTTACCTTTTCATACTCATCTCGTACTCAGTCCTCTGCCGGCACAGCTCCGCCCTGAGCTCTGTGACCAGGCCCTGGAGAGCCTCGGAGCAGCGGGCATAGTCCtggctggggctgcctgggtcACTGGGCTCGCTGCTGCTGATGCAGGTGCCCACCTCGTCCGGGCCGCGGCCCAGGTCCGGGGATCTGCGGTCCTCGCTGCtgctggggaaaggggagggttCGAGGCCCCCCTCGGTGGGCAGGGAGCTGCAGGCGGACGAGTCGCTGGCCCGGCAGGCTGTGCAGCTACTGAGCGAGCCCCCCGCCGACACCTCGCAGGAGGAGGCCCCCGACCACGCCGTGCTGGCCACACTGGGAGTGCTGGGAAAGAGGCCGCTGGGCGGGGGCACGTTGTCGTAGGTGGAGAGTCTCTGCGCAGAGCCAGAGTCCTTGAGCCGTTCTCCTGAGGAGGCCCGGCGGTGGCCGCGCAGGGAGGACAGCCCGTTCATGAGCCAGTTCCCTCCAGAGGAGATGATGGGCACCTCCAGGGAGGAGCTGCCCACCTTCAGGCTCCCTGACCGGGCCCCCGGCTGCCAGAAGGAAGATTTCCAGTTGGGCAGAGTCTGCACCTTCTTCCCGGGGCTGGCAGCAGTGGTGGGGCTGCCTCGGCCACCCGGACCCACGGGGGAGGTTCTAGACAGCGCCGCCACAGTGGCCCCGTCCAGAGAAGAGGTCCTGTGTGATGGCAGGCCGGGGGTGCCGGGGCTGCCGGGCTCTGGCTGGCTGTCCCTTGGGACCTCCTCGGAGCCCCACCCCACCGTGCACGGTGGGCCCCCCCGTGGGGAGGCCGGCCCCTCCTCGGCCCTCGAGGTGAAGAGTTGGCTGTGTTTGCGGATCAGGACGGTCATCAGGTGCTGGACCAGGGACGTGCCTGCCAGGAAGAGGGAGTGAGAAAGCCTGGCCATGGATGTCTCCAGTCCAGGGTCTCTAGACCAGACCTGACGCAGGGTATCTGCAGTCCAGAACCAGGCTGCTCCTCCAGAGAGCTCAGCAAGGCCTGCCATCTGCCTCCCTGAAGGAAAGGACAGCCACCAAACCCTCCAAATCCAGCACGAGCAGAAGGACCCACCCACGAATCCCCTTCCTTGGACACAGAGGGGCACCGTGCCTCCAGCCCACTCCAGCCCGCGGCGTGCGGGGTTAGAAGCAGGCATGATGCCTGCTGAGGCTGCAGGGTGAGCCAGTGGCAGGCAGGCCCTAGAAATCACGATCTAGACATCACAGCCTTCTAGGTTTTCCCAGGTCACTCCCCTGGACTGCTGATGATGGCTGTGCCTGACTGTCCACATTCTGGGGGCTCTGGGACAAGGACAGAAATGTCTTACAGGTGCATGTGGGCACACATACAGTCCCACATGCTGACGGTCGTAACACACCAttccatatatacacatataaatgtatgcagcccccaacacacacaataCCCCCCCtcatgcacacgtacacacaatCATGCACAAAATACCTCCTCTCCAGGCCACAGCCCCTAAGATGCAGCCTGGGGAGCCTGTATTCCTGAGCCTGAGGGTTGGGGAGAAAGCGACAAAATGGGGGCAGTACAATGGGACTGTGGTACCTATCCGCTTGCCTTGGTCCCTGCTGTTACCCTCCACCAAACAAAGACCAGAGACTGGGAAGGTTTCCAGGTGATAAGGAAGGAGGGGTCCTTGGGTGGACACTCCCACTAGAGGCAACTAAGAAtcctggaaaaaataaaggaactctTAGGCCAGAAAACTGGGTGAGGCAGGAACTCTGGGTTTGCTGTCAGGCATCTGTTCAACCTGGCAGGCCGAGAAACCGGGGGCCTGGGGTGAGAGACCAAGCCAGGCAGGCCAAGGGGGGATCTGAGTGAGAGTGCCACCCCGAGTCACAACCTTGGCTTGGGGGGACAGAGAGCTCCAGACAGGTCTGCTCAGCAAGGAATAGCAACTCTGCCCTCAGCTTGCCAGGGGCCAGCGGTGGCAGCCCCAGCAGGCTTTGTCCTGCGTGAGACCTGGCCAGCCTCTGCACACCTTAGCCAGGACTGGCTGTGGGTCTCCTGTCTGCGAGGACTCCCACACTAACCCCTCTGAGACAGTCTTCCACGGGGCCTCTGAGCCTGGGCTCTGTTTCTGGGTCAGCCTGTACCTGTGCCCTTTAGTAAATCTAGCTGACAGAGAGTCACCTTGCCCCTCCTGACCTCAGTTtactcatgtgtaaaatgggtgCCATAACCACACATGAGCTGCttgtaaagattaaaatgaaGTGATACGAGTAAGGCACTTAGTAGGGGCCCTTGCATATTGAAAGCAGTGGCTACTGCTAGTTTTcgtattattatataatattaatatatattaatatacaatatatattatataatatatattataatataaatatatttatatataatgtaatatataacatataatgtaatataatatataatgtaatataaatatatataattaagatacataatatatataatatataacttttatatataatatatataatttataaatataagtaataaatatattattataatatatatattaatatataatattgatataatatatatatataatatcctgACATCCAGGAGCCTGTGATAactacttaataaaaaattacttaaggaaagcaaaaacatCTGTGTGTATTCAAGGGCAAGGGCGCTGACCTcttccatcccacccccccccccccccccccaggccctcctGTCATTCTCCATTGCACTCAGTGACCCCATCCGCAGGGCaaagttccttttccttttatagCTGGATCTCAtggggtcagaggtcagagggAGGTGAGGTGTTCTAGAGGCTCCTTCCAGTTCCCCCGGAATGGAGCCCCCTTCCACTGGCCCGGCCCTAGGCCGGGTAGCACCCAGCACCGCCATGCATGCCTCCACCGTTACCTTCCATGATGGTTACCGGGTCTTCCAGCTGCGGCCGGAGTATGTTAGGTCCAAAAACGGTTGCCAGGTTCTGGACACTCATCTTGTTAACATTTGAGTGGGACTGAACTTCATCCAGAAACCTGTACAGTAAGGAAGAGGCAGGTGGCAGAAAAGCAAAACCTGATGCCAGATCTGCTGGGAGCTGCCCGGCCCCCAAGCCCAGCCATGTCCACGAGTGTCCACAGCTGCTGGGCATGGCCAGCTGCCCCTGCCAAGCTCAGAAGGGGGTGGAGCTTCCCTCTCTCAGGGATCTGGGAGGGCCATCAGAAGCAGGGGCCAGAGGGACAACTCTCCCACCTGGAGTGGGGGGGCAGATGCCCAAGAAGGCCCAGACCCCTCAGGCAGGCATGGGGCTAAGTGAAGGCCACCTTGCACGCCCTCTCCAGGCACCTGGGCCCCGGTTGTGCTCAGGAGGCAgacccctgggggaggggatggcAAGAGGCACCCAGAGAAGGGTGAAGGGACAGAGGTGCATCCCCTCACTGAGGAGACTATACCACCACCTGCTCCCACAGGGACTGTAAGCTCTGTGAGTGCAGGGGCTATGTTTCTCTACCCCTCACTGCCTCCATCAGCACCTGGGTGGGAGAATGACCCAGCCCCCTCTGTGCAGGGCACTGAAGCCCCTGCCCCTGGTCACTTACTTGCAGATATATCTGAGCAGGTTGTAATTGGCCAGGGGAAGGCTGCTCACTTGTTTAGCCAACTCCAGAGTCCCCTTGggattgaaagagaaaaacaacacttCAAAGGCCAGCACTGAGACCCCAGGCCCTTCTCCTGCtcaagggagggagggctggggaaagaggaggagggtgggctgggagtgggggcagaAATCAGAGTCCAGACCTCCAGCCAAGGCCCATGCAGCCGAGCCCCAAGTGACCAGAAGGCACTCCCCGCTCCATCTCCCTCGGAGGAGCAGTGAGGCCAGGCTTGTGACCTCTTGGAGAAGCAGATTTACTTTTGGGGAATTGATGTGAAGGGTAATGCCTCTGCAGGGCCAAAGAGAAACGTTAGGGCCGGGGCTCAGTACACCTACGGAGGTACAAATATTTGCCAGATAAAGACCCCTCATCTCCCTCAGGGCCAGAGGGTGAGCAAATAAAGTCCTGCCCCAGCCAAAGCAGGCTTAGGGCTTAGACACCTGCGGGAGAGGCTGGGGGTAGGCGTGGGAGCCCTCAGCCCTGGAAGCAGACTCAAATTCTTTTGGGAGGAGGCAGGATATAAATAGATGAAAGGTCTGGTGGTTTCTGAACCCTGTGGCTGGCCTGGGTGGCCTTAggttcaggtgtgtgtgtgtgtgtgtgtgtgtgtgtgtgtggcctgggTGGCCTTAGgttcaggggtgtgtgtgtgtgtgtgtgtgtgtgtgcgcgcagcAGGAGCCCCCACTGGGGGCCCAGGACCATGACTGAAACTCGGCCTGCCCCTCCCAGAGACGGAGGCCTGCACGAAGAGAGGACCCTACACAGATGGGATGCTCCAGACATGCTCCATCCAGagccccctcccacacacagacCTGCTCCGGGCCCCCCTACAATCACAGAGCAGGGTGCTCCGGGCACCCCCCTTCACAGAGCAGGAGGTTCAAGGCCCCCCATCCTACAGAGCAGTTTGTAGGCCAGGATCTATGTGCCACGAAAGTCACTCAAAGTCAGAGTTTGTGCTCTGCGTCCATACATCCAACTGCTGGCAGGCCCGCCTCCCAGAATGGGTCCCCAGGAGCCACTAACCTCCCCCTCGTCCTTGGTGAGCAGCTGGGCACAGCTGAGGAAGTCCTCGTACCTGGCGAAGGGGACCACAGGCTCGGGGAGCTCCCGCAGGTACAGCTTCAACAGGGAGGCCACCGTGTGCACGTCTGTTGTGCTGTGGGCAGGGGGACATGCATGAGGCCTGGGACGCCGGGGAACCCCAGAAGTGACCAGCATCTTGCACCACACCACCAGGGGCAGCCTCTGCTCTCATGTCCACGTGTGTGCTTGCGTGTGCACACTGCTAGCCAGGGAACCGGGAGGAGCGCAGGTCCCCTTCTGGTGGCCTGGTGGCTGCCCCAGGGTCCTCTGCAGGGCAACGTGGGAGCTGCTCTGCTCCCAGTAGGGGGTGGATGATGAGTGGGTGATGGGGCCCCCAGGGGCTGGGCAGTCAGAGGTCAGgccctgtcccccagcctctgAGTTCCTGTTCACATTACAGACGCGTGGGGCTATGTTCATCACCCCATTTCCAGCACCCCAGTGCCCTTTGTGTCCACTCCCAGCTTGGAGCTGCCCAGGCTGATGCGCCCCCAGTGGAGGGCAGCAACCCTGGGCCTGTTGGCCTCTGGGTTCAGTCCCTGGACTGCGGTCTTGGCACCTCCTCTAAGCTTGCCTTCCTGGATGGGTCTGGGCCTTAGGTATTTCATCTGCTTGTCTAGGGCCCTGGATTTAAACCCTGaacctgcaggggcgcctgggtggcgcagtcggttaagcgtccgacttcagccaggtcacgatctcgcggtccgtgagtgagttcaagccccgcgtcgggctctgggctgatggctcagagcctggagcctgtttccgattctgtgtctccctctctctctgcccctcccccgttcatgctctgtctctctctgtcccaaaaataaataataaaacgttgaaaaaaaaaattaaaaaaaataataaaccctgAACCTGCATCTTAACTCATGGCAGGCACTCAGGAAAGATGAGCCAAGGGCCAGGAGAATGCGACTGTGTGCCACTAAGGTGTCACCTGGCCCTGGCTGTCCGTGGCTGGCCTCACAGAATCCCTTCTGGCTATGGCATTTGGGATTCTGGGGTTCTACAGCCCCATATATACCTGAAACCCACACAGCTAGGGCCCCTCTCTGCCTCAAGCCTGGTGGCTCTTAGCCTGGCCTGGTCAAGGGGCCCCCGTCCCTGCCTCTAGCCAGGAAAGCTGCTGTCCACGCTCTGCACTACCTTCTCCCAAGGCCACTTTACCTCCTTTGCCAACACCCCCCACTTCCTGGGTGCTCACAGCCCCAGCGGGTGCCCAAGCTCGAGCTCAGTGCCCTCCCTgcctccgccctcccccccagccctgtGGGTTCAGTGCGGGTCAAGGCAGGAGCTAGAGCCCCAGGaggatcgggggaggggcagaaagcagggAGGATCTGCAGGGTTGCCCTTGGGGAAGACCTGGGCAGTGTAAACAGAAGTGTGGCCAAGGCCCCTCTGTGACGTCTCCCGTCAGTGGGGGAGGTGAAAGCTTTTCTGTCCTGGGCATGTGGACTGAGAGCAGCCCTTCCACTCTGCAGGCCTCGCTGGCTGGAGCCCCATCCTGGCTCCCCCTCCAGGCCCTCCGCTTACAGTGCTCCTGGGCCTGGGaggcctgcccccgcccccgccagtgTGGCAGCCTCAGTTCACAGCCCCACACATCCCTGCAGCTATGCTGTCCAGATCCTCGGCCCCGCCCTGGTCTAGGGAGCCTGGCCCAGCACCTGACCGCCtcacctgcttccctccctgcctaGAAACACACTCctcaccctctccttccttccccactcactgcAGAGCCTTTCCCTTTAACAGAGGCTCAGGGCTTTTTCTTGGTACTTCTTCCTGAACCCCcctcaccaccctcccctcctacACAGGCCTGCCCTGAATCCAGGCATCCTTCCCCAGCGCCCAAGGAGATTGTCCTACAGCCCACAGCCCTGTGGGTGCCCACGAGCCTAGGCGTCCCTCTAGGGCAGTGTCCCCTGTCCCGCTCCCTCCCCCAGGATCAGGCTTTCAGTGTGTGGTAAGGGAGCTGGGCACAGAGGTAGGGAGGGCTGCCCTGGGGTCCCAATCAGCTTCTGACCTTACTCTAGGTGTGACCTGGAGAGATAACCCTTAGTTTCTCTGCCCACAGGGTAACACCTCCACCCCTGGATATCTCTTCTTCCCTGAGGGCGGAGCTCCCCTGGGGCGGCATCCAGTCCATCCAGTCCACCTCCGCAGAAGGGAAGTGACAGACACGCCTGGCTTCGCTGATGGGTCTGGGCGGAAGCTGGAGGCACTGAGGGTGCTCTGCCCCAAGAGAAGAGCTgggaaggccaaggccaaggctgcTGGCAGAAACCCATGGGCTTATCCTGGGGCAGAGGCGGGCCTTGACTGTGAGGGCGGACCTGAGAAGAAAGGGCAGCTCCATGGAGGCCGGGGTTGGCTTGAGGCACCAAGAACTTTCTATGAAAACTGCTCCATAATGGGTGGGGCCCTGTCAGGGAGAAGAGGCCTCCAAGTAGGCCCCCCTCCCAGGTCACACTTGGGCTCCTAAGTGAAATTGCCTCTATCCACAAGGCGCAGCCCCGGACCTGGTAAGCCCAGTGATGGGTCAGGACGGACGGGCACCGACGCAGGGAAGGTGGAAGAGACGGGCTCCCCACCCCTGACACCTGACACCATGTGGGGCTGCTGCGCCATCCTGTCACTgaaggggcctgggggtgggccAGGGTCCCATCCCTGAAAGGAGGCCCAGGGGGCCTCTGCAGAGACTCTGTGCCCAATGGTCAGCCCATGGGGGGAGCGGGGGGCACTCACTGAGCACATGGGGGGAGCCATGCCACCCAGCATCCTGCTGCCAGGCTCTGTGGGTGCCAGCGGGCCTCTGCCCACTGGAGCCCGCGTCCTGGGCGGAGCCCCTGCAGCGGGAACAGGCAGGTGATCCGCCTGTACTGTTCTCCCTCGGCTCACCTGTCAAACAGTGGCTTCTCCCCACAGTCGAAGGAATCCTGGAGGTCCCTCACCAGGTTGGCCTGGCCCGGCATGCGGAAGAGCCCCTCCTCAGTGAGCCCACGCTCCCGGATGAAGTCCACGCACTGCTCCACCAGCAGCGGGGCCAGGCGGGGGCCATACTTCCGCTCGTGGTGGACCGTGTCCTCCAGGCGCTGCCCAAAAATTCCTGGGCACAGAGAGCAACTGGTCACACCCTCAGCTAACCAGCTCAGTGAGTTGGGGGGGAAGGGTGCTTGGGATGACGGAGGAGGAGGGGTACTGTCAGGGCCCAAAGCGCTCCTGAGGCGCCCGGAAGCTTGAGGAACCTATAAAGGCTTCCTCAGACCCTGGGCAGAACCCAGAGAGCAAGAATAGATGAGGCAGAGCTCACGCAACAAGACAGGGAACGTACTCACAGGAAAACGTCATCATGATTCGGCATCACTGgtcgttagggaaatgcaagtcaaaccCCAGTGGGATACCACCTCAACCcgttaggatggctactatcaaaaaaaaaaaaaacccagagaacaGCCCAGTGTCGGCGAGGATGTCGGGCAACTGGAAggcttgtgcactgttggtgggaacgtaaaccGGTGCAgtcgctgtggaaaacagttatgGAGGTGCCTTAAAAAACATacaacacggggcgcctgggtagcccagtcggttaagcggccgacttcggctcaggtcatgatctcgcggttcacgggttcgagccccgggtcgggctctatgctgacagctcagggcctggagcctgcttcggattctgtgtcccctcacccccacccctgcccctcccctgctcatgctctgtctccctctgtctctcaataaaaaaaaaattttttttaatgtacaacaGAACTACCAAACGACCCAGCCACTCCACTTCTGGAAACTCAAACGAGCGGGGCAGAGGACACGCAGGGGGAACTGCCCACGAGCAGAGGGTCCCCgaaaggggagggggtgagctTGGCACTGC from Leopardus geoffroyi isolate Oge1 chromosome D2, O.geoffroyi_Oge1_pat1.0, whole genome shotgun sequence carries:
- the ARHGAP22 gene encoding rho GTPase-activating protein 22 isoform X11, giving the protein MLPTASSKRTFAARYFARSKSLVMGEQSRSPGRPPCPHRLGPILKEGWLKKQRSIMKNWQPRWFVLRGDQLFYYKDKDETKPQGFISLQGTRVTELLPGPEDAGKHLFEISPGGTGEREKVPANPEALLLMASSQRDMEDWVQAIRRVIWAPLGGGTARRSHAHPLEPLPSGIFGQRLEDTVHHERKYGPRLAPLLVEQCVDFIRERGLTEEGLFRMPGQANLVRDLQDSFDCGEKPLFDSTTDVHTVASLLKLYLRELPEPVVPFARYEDFLSCAQLLTKDEGEGTLELAKQVSSLPLANYNLLRYICKFLDEVQSHSNVNKMSVQNLATVFGPNILRPQLEDPVTIMEGTSLVQHLMTVLIRKHSQLFTSRAEEGPASPRGGPPCTVGWGSEEVPRDSQPEPGSPGTPGLPSHRTSSLDGATVAALSRTSPVGPGGRGSPTTAASPGKKVQTLPNWKSSFWQPGARSGSLKVGSSSLEVPIISSGGNWLMNGLSSLRGHRRASSGERLKDSGSAQRLSTYDNVPPPSGLFPSTPSVASTAWSGASSCEVSAGGSLSSCTACRASDSSACSSLPTEGGLEPSPFPSSSEDRRSPDLGRGPDETQRR
- the ARHGAP22 gene encoding rho GTPase-activating protein 22 isoform X6, whose translation is MLSPKIRQARRARSKSLVMGEQSRSPGRPPCPHRLGPILKEGWLKKQRSIMKNWQPRWFVLRGDQLFYYKDKDETKPQGFISLQGTRVTELLPGPEDAGKHLFEISPGIFGQRLEDTVHHERKYGPRLAPLLVEQCVDFIRERGLTEEGLFRMPGQANLVRDLQDSFDCGEKPLFDSTTDVHTVASLLKLYLRELPEPVVPFARYEDFLSCAQLLTKDEGEGTLELAKQVSSLPLANYNLLRYICKFLDEVQSHSNVNKMSVQNLATVFGPNILRPQLEDPVTIMEGTSLVQHLMTVLIRKHSQLFTSRAEEGPASPRGGPPCTVGWGSEEVPRDSQPEPGSPGTPGLPSHRTSSLDGATVAALSRTSPVGPGGRGSPTTAASPGKKVQTLPNWKSSFWQPGARSGSLKVGSSSLEVPIISSGGNWLMNGLSSLRGHRRASSGERLKDSGSAQRLSTYDNVPPPSGLFPSTPSVASTAWSGASSCEVSAGGSLSSCTACRASDSSACSSLPTEGGLEPSPFPSSSEDRRSPDLGRGPDEVGTCISSSEPSDPGSPSQDYARCSEALQGLVTELRAELCRQRTEYEMSMKRLKEGSATLRKRMSQLEEELDQEKKKYTMLEIKLRNSERAREDAEKRNQLLQKEMEEFFSTLGSLTLGAKGDKAPK
- the ARHGAP22 gene encoding rho GTPase-activating protein 22 isoform X13, encoding MLSPKIRQARRARSKSLVMGEQSRSPGRPPCPHRLGPILKEGWLKKQRSIMKNWQPRWFVLRGDQLFYYKDKDETKPQGFISLQGTRVTELLPGPEDAGKHLFEISPGGTGEREKVPANPEALLLMASSQRDMEDWVQAIRRVIWAPLGGGIFGQRLEDTVHHERKYGPRLAPLLVEQCVDFIRERGLTEEGLFRMPGQANLVRDLQDSFDCGEKPLFDSTTDVHTVASLLKLYLRELPEPVVPFARYEDFLSCAQLLTKDEGEGTLELAKQVSSLPLANYNLLRYICKFLDEVQSHSNVNKMSVQNLATVFGPNILRPQLEDPVTIMEGTSLVQHLMTVLIRKHSQLFTSRAEEGPASPRGGPPCTVGWGSEEVPRDSQPEPGSPGTPGLPSHRTSSLDGATVAALSRTSPVGPGGRGSPTTAASPGKKVQTLPNWKSSFWQPGARSGSLKVGSSSLEVPIISSGGNWLMNGLSSLRGHRRASSGERLKDSGSAQRLSTYDNVPPPSGLFPSTPSVASTAWSGASSCEVSAGGSLSSCTACRASDSSACSSLPTEGGLEPSPFPSSSEDRRSPDLGRGPDETQRR
- the ARHGAP22 gene encoding rho GTPase-activating protein 22 isoform X12 is translated as MLSPKIRQARRARSKSLVMGEQSRSPGRPPCPHRLGPILKEGWLKKQRSIMKNWQPRWFVLRGDQLFYYKDKDETKPQGFISLQGTRVTELLPGPEDAGKHLFEISPGGTGEREKVPANPEALLLMASSQRDMEDWVQAIRRVIWAPLGGGTARRSHAHPLEPLPSGIFGQRLEDTVHHERKYGPRLAPLLVEQCVDFIRERGLTEEGLFRMPGQANLVRDLQDSFDCGEKPLFDSTTDVHTVASLLKLYLRELPEPVVPFARYEDFLSCAQLLTKDEGEGTLELAKQVSSLPLANYNLLRYICKFLDEVQSHSNVNKMSVQNLATVFGPNILRPQLEDPVTIMEGTSLVQHLMTVLIRKHSQLFTSRAEEGPASPRGGPPCTVGWGSEEVPRDSQPEPGSPGTPGLPSHRTSSLDGATVAALSRTSPVGPGGRGSPTTAASPGKKVQTLPNWKSSFWQPGARSGSLKVGSSSLEVPIISSGGNWLMNGLSSLRGHRRASSGERLKDSGSAQRLSTYDNVPPPSGLFPSTPSVASTAWSGASSCEVSAGGSLSSCTACRASDSSACSSLPTEGGLEPSPFPSSSEDRRSPDLGRGPDETQRR